GCAATGCGGCCATCGTTCACGCTCGGCATTGAAGAGGAGTACCAGACTATCGATCCGGTGACCCGCGATCTGCGCTCTCACATTGCGACGGAGATGCTTTCGCAGGGCAAGATGCGGCTGGAGGAGCGGGTCAAGGCTGAGATGCACCAGTCCGTTGTCGAAGTCGGCACGCGGGTCTGCGAGAACATCGAGTGCGCCCGCCTGGATCTGTACGACCTGCGGCGGGAGATGATCCGGCTGGCGAAGGAAAACAACCTGACGCTGGTGGCTGGGGCGACGCATCCTTTTGCGGATTGGCGGACGCAGGAGATTTATCCCGATCCGCGCTATCGCCAGGTGGTGAAGGATCTGCAGTTAGTTGCGCGGTCCAACCTGATCTTTGGGTTGCATGTGCATGTGGGGATCGAGGATCGCGAAGTGGCGATTCGGATCATGAATTCGATGCGCTACTTTCTGCCGCATATCATGGCGCTAACGACCAATTCTCCCTTCTGGCTTGGGCTTAATACCGGGTACAAGGGTTATCGGGCGAAGGTATTCGAGAACTTCCCGCGCACTGGCATTCCGGACGCGTTTGCGAGTTATTCGGAGTACGACAACTATGTGAATCTGCTGGTGAAGACGAACTGCATCGATAACGGGAAGAAGATTTGGTGGGATATTCGTCCGCATCCTTACTTCAGCACGATTGAGGTGAGGGCCTGCGATATTCCGCTGCGCGCGTCGGAGTCGATTGCCGTTGCCGCGTTGATCCAGGCTACGGCTGCGTATCTTTATCGATTGCATGAGTCGAATCAGGACTTTCGCCAGTACGCACGGCCCTTGCTGATGGAGAACAAGTTCCGCGCGGTGCGCTATGGACTGGATGGCAATCTGATCGACTTCGGCAAAGAGGCCGAGGTGCCGGAACGTGACCTGATCCGTGAATATCTCGACCTGATAGATCCTGTGGTGGATGAGTTGGGCAGCCGCACCGCGATCAATGGTGTTCGCCACATACTGGAAACCGGCACTGGCGCTGACCGGCAGCTAGAGGTGTTTGCAAAAACTGGCGACCTCAAAGCTGTGGTTGACTACATGGCGCAGGAGACTGCGGCCGGGTTGTTTTGAGCGGGCGATCCAGCGGGATATTGGCGCGGAAACATGGAATGCTACTACCCGGGGGTAGGGGGGTACTACATTTTTCCTCGTAAGCCATTTGTATTCTGCCAGTTGTACAACAAATTATGCCGCTAAAATGCCGTTTTATGGGCGTTTAATGCGCTTAAAAAGCACAATAAAATTCCCTCCCTGAAGATATTGGCAGGGCAGTTCGGTCGAAGATCAGGCCCGCGAAATACTGGCGCCTGACTTCAGTGTGCCCGATTGGCAAGTAATTCTACGCAAGTTGGGTCTGGGGCTGAAAACGCTCTGAGCTCTGCGTGGCGCAACTTGAGCCGTGATTGGATTGTGCCTGAATGAGTGACAGGGGGAGCTCAGGACATCGGAATTTGAGATCGCTTCTAAAGTCCTTATCCAGAAAGTCAACAGAGGCAACGGATTGCGTGTGACTTGAGAAATTAGGCGCCAGAGAAGAAGGATTTTCTGAATCGCTAGACCGACCGGTCTACTCTATCAATGCGGCACGAAAAAAATCCCGGAAATTCAGGAGTATTACACCATGTCAGCACTCAAAGGCACAGCGCTTATCACGGGCGCTTCTACCGGCATCGGCGCTGTCTACGCTGATCGCTTTGCAAAACGCGGTTACGATCTTATTCTTGTTGCTCGCAGCGAGGAGAAGCTCGCTGAAGTTGCCGCACGATTGAAGTCCACCGGCCGCAGGATCGAGACGATCTCTGCCGACCTAACGAAGAAGGAAGACGTTCAGCGCGTGGCAGAGCGATTGAGCACCGATCCCACAATCACTGCGCTAGTTAACAACGCCGGTGCGGCCAGCGTAGCGAAGCTGCTCGACGCAAAGATCGACGATCTCGAGGACATGATCTATCTAAATGTCATCGCGTTGACGCGGTTGGCCCATGCCGCTCTGCCGGGTTTCGTGGCGCGCAAAAACGGACTTCTCATCAACATCGCCTCTGTCGTCGCCCTTGCGCCGGAGCTTCTGAACGGGAGCTACAGCGGCTCCAAGGCTTACGTTGTGAACTTCACGCAAGCACTGAAGAACGAAGTGGAAGGCAAGGGCGTGACCGTGCAGGCGGTGTTACCGGGAGCGACTGCAACGCCTTTGTGGGAAAAGGCCGGCCGCCCGGTAGAGCATCTGCCGAGCGAGATCGTGATGACGGCTGAGGATATGGTGAATGCAGCCCTCGCCGGCCTCGACCGGCATGAGCTGATTACCATTCCATCTCTACCTGATGTTGCGGACTGGGAGAAGTACGAGGCGGCACGCAAAGCCCTGGGTCCGAACCTTTCCCGTCAGAAACCGGCGGCTCGTTATGGGATTCAGTGCTGAGCCTGTTCAGGATGCCTTCTGCCGTTCTGGCTCTCGCTGCTGCGCCGCGAGGGCCATTCGGTCTTTCCACGCCACTCAAGGAAGAGCCGCGAGGAGCCTGTTATGACAGAAAAATCGACGCGTGATCGTTTAATCGACGTGGGCCTTACGCTGATGCATCAGAACGGATACAACGCCATCGGGCTGAGCGACATTCTGAAGGCGGCAGATGTGCCGAAGGGCTCTTTTTATCACCATTTCGGTAGCAAAGAAGACTTTGCCGCGGCTGCGTTGGAAAGGTATGTCGCGCACGAAGGAGAACATACGGCAACCGTTCTGAACGACTCGAAGACGCCGCCGTTGAAACGCCTGAAGCGTTATTTCAGCGATCTTGTGAAGACCTACGGCCAGAAGGGACGGATTCCCGGGTGCATGATGGGTCGCTTCACTCTGGAGATGGCGGCGGAAAGTCCACAGTTGAGGAAACAGATCAGCGTCTCTTTCGCGCGTTGGCAAGACAAGATCGCGGCCGTCGTACAACAGGCGGTCGAACAGAAAGAGCTTCCCGCGGATACAGATCCCGAGTTGCTGGCTGGTTTTCTACTCAACAGCTGGGAAGGAGCGCTCTTACGTTCTCAGGCAGAAAAGAGTGACGCATCGCTCGAAACCTTCATGCGCTACGTCTTCGATGGCTTGTTGACAAAGGAACCATTGGGCAACGCGGCAACCCGCTGATCGCCTGATTATCAGTGC
This sequence is a window from Acidicapsa acidisoli. Protein-coding genes within it:
- a CDS encoding carboxylate-amine ligase, giving the protein MRPSFTLGIEEEYQTIDPVTRDLRSHIATEMLSQGKMRLEERVKAEMHQSVVEVGTRVCENIECARLDLYDLRREMIRLAKENNLTLVAGATHPFADWRTQEIYPDPRYRQVVKDLQLVARSNLIFGLHVHVGIEDREVAIRIMNSMRYFLPHIMALTTNSPFWLGLNTGYKGYRAKVFENFPRTGIPDAFASYSEYDNYVNLLVKTNCIDNGKKIWWDIRPHPYFSTIEVRACDIPLRASESIAVAALIQATAAYLYRLHESNQDFRQYARPLLMENKFRAVRYGLDGNLIDFGKEAEVPERDLIREYLDLIDPVVDELGSRTAINGVRHILETGTGADRQLEVFAKTGDLKAVVDYMAQETAAGLF
- a CDS encoding SDR family NAD(P)-dependent oxidoreductase, which produces MSALKGTALITGASTGIGAVYADRFAKRGYDLILVARSEEKLAEVAARLKSTGRRIETISADLTKKEDVQRVAERLSTDPTITALVNNAGAASVAKLLDAKIDDLEDMIYLNVIALTRLAHAALPGFVARKNGLLINIASVVALAPELLNGSYSGSKAYVVNFTQALKNEVEGKGVTVQAVLPGATATPLWEKAGRPVEHLPSEIVMTAEDMVNAALAGLDRHELITIPSLPDVADWEKYEAARKALGPNLSRQKPAARYGIQC
- a CDS encoding TetR/AcrR family transcriptional regulator, giving the protein MTEKSTRDRLIDVGLTLMHQNGYNAIGLSDILKAADVPKGSFYHHFGSKEDFAAAALERYVAHEGEHTATVLNDSKTPPLKRLKRYFSDLVKTYGQKGRIPGCMMGRFTLEMAAESPQLRKQISVSFARWQDKIAAVVQQAVEQKELPADTDPELLAGFLLNSWEGALLRSQAEKSDASLETFMRYVFDGLLTKEPLGNAATR